A single window of Colletotrichum destructivum chromosome 9, complete sequence DNA harbors:
- a CDS encoding Putative ML-like domain, transient receptor potential channel Flc/Pkd2, with protein sequence MMRLSFAKPLLLLGSLAAYLTTPVMAAEQLLQSNSLNTCQDDSSFTASLFNVVFTPSNGSAAINIVAVSSVQGSIVFDVSISAYGYEFLRRTVDPCSINLAGLCPMTAGKITMNFNLPVGEDAVGQIPGIAYNIPDLDATVRVFVNLTDTDESVACVEADISNGKTVDLIGVKWATAIIAGLGLISSAIISGLGHTNTAAHVAANTLSLFGYFQSQAIVGLTGVHLPPIVQSWTQDFVWSMGIIRVQFMQDIFTWYQRATGGTPATLLNSLTTTSVQVEKRSLDWAVSAARMARRGIEAGASVVAKRANIQLSSGSYIVFGIQRVAFRAKIESTNLFMTGLTFFCIFVIFTVLGVAAFKGFCELAVRQKWMKSEKFFEFRNGWFTVLKGILFRMTLIGFPQMTILCLWEFTQVDSAAEVVLAVFFLFGMALTLGWASFKVIRIARRSVAMHRNPAYILFSDPQALNKWGFLYVQFRASAYYFIVPMLGYTVVKGMFVAFAQRNGTIQAIAFVIIEAAALIAASVLRPWMDKSTNSFNIAICVMNFLNAIFLLIFSDVFGAPALVNGIVGVVLFIANAAFALILLLLVIVSSTLIYFRKNPDARYQFMADDRASFMKSQTQLNTTTELDALAATARGDKAHYNKGLDLDDDNDSISSESLRRRADASGVGVPQSAAQSAAQSQHSLQRPGGQNSQAPHSPVDPSMPLFPADNRNPYGQAPTRTPSPYNGSASTLSANGNPNQFRQQNNASPAQYRLQNNASPWQRGAGYDH encoded by the exons ATGATGCGGTTGTCATTCGCAAAGCCgctgctcctgctcggcTCTCTGGCCGCCTATCTTACCACCCccgtcatggccgccgagcagTTGCTGCAGTCCAACTCACTCAACACCTGTCAGGATGACTCGAGTTTCACGGCCAGTCTGTTCAACGTCGTCTTCACCCCTAGCAATGGGAGTGCTGCCATTAACATTGTGGCCGTTTCCTCCGTCCAGGGCAGCATCGTTTTCGATGTCTCCATCTCGGCTTATGGTTACGAATTCCTGAGGCGTACCGTTGACCCCTGCAGCATCAACCTCGCTGGTCTGTGCCCCATGACTGCTGGAAAGATCACCATGAACTTCAACCTCCCCGTGGGCGAGGACGCTGTCGGACAGATTCCCGGTATCGCCTACAACATTCCCGATCTCGACGCCACTGTCCGTGTCTTTGTCAACTTGACCGATACCGACGAGAGTGTGGCTTgtgtcgaggccgacatctCAAACGGAAAGACTGTCGACTTGATTGGAGTCAAATGGGCCACCGCGATCATTGCCGGCCTGGGTTTGATTTCCTCTGCCATCATTTCAGGTCTGGGTCATACCAACACTGCCGCCCACGTTGCTGCCAACACCCTGTCGCTCTTTGGCTACTTTCAGTCTcaggccatcgtcggcctgaCCGGTGTACACCTGCCTCCCATTGTCCAATCCTGGACTCAGGACTTCGTGTGGTCTATGGGCATCATCCGCGTCCAATTCATGCAAGACATCTTCACCTGGTACCAGCGGGCCACAGGTGGAACGCCGGCCACCCTCCTCAACTCTTTGACGACCACGTCTGTTCAAGTTGAGAAGCGTTCCCTGGATTGGGCCGTTTCCGCCGCCAGGATGGCCAGGCGCGGTATCGAGGCAGGTGCTTCTGTCGTCGCCAAGAGAGCCAACATCCAGCTGTCTTCCGGCAGCTACATCGTCTTCGGTATCCAACGAGTCGCCTTCCGAGCCAAGATCGAGTCGACCAACCTCTTTATGACCGGATTGACCTTCTTCTgcatcttcgtcatctttACCGTCCTTGGGgtcgccgccttcaaggGGTTTTGCGAGTTGGCAGTCCGACAGAAGTGGATGAAGAGCGAGAAGTTCTTCGAGTTCCGCAACGGATGGTTCACCGTCTTGAAGGGCATCCTCTTCCGCATGACTCTGATTGGTTTCCCTCAGATGACGATCCTCTGCCTCTGGGAGTTTACTCAGGTCgactccgccgccgaggtcgttctcgccgtcttcttcctcttcggcaTGGCTCTCACCCTTGGCTGGGCCTCCTTCAAGGTCATCCGCATCGCCCGCCGGTCTGTCGCCATGCATCGCAACCCGGCCTACATCCTGTTCTCGGATCCCCAGGCTCTGAACAAGTGGGGCTTCCTCTACGTTCAGTTCCGCGCATCGGCCTACTACTTTATTGTGCCTATGCTTGGCTACACCGTTGTCAAGGGCATGTTCGTCGCGTTCGCCCAGCGTAACGGAACCATCCAGGCTATTGCATTTGTCATcatcgaggcggcggctctCATCGCTGCCAGCGTCCTCCGCCCCTGGATGGACAAGAGCACCAACTCGTTCAACATTGCCATTTGTGTCATGAACTTCCTCAATGCCATCTTCCTACTCATCTTCTCGGACGTCTTCGGCGCTCCGGCCTTGGTCAATGGTATTGTTGGTGTTGTGCtcttcatcgccaacgcGGCTTTCGCTTTGATTCTACTGCTCCTCGTTATCGTTAGCAGTACTTTGATCTACTTCCGCAAGAACCCGGATGCTCGCTACCAGTTCATGGCGGACGACCGCGCCTCGTTCATGAAATCGCAGACTCAGCTCAACACGACGACGGAACTGGATGCCCTGGCCGCCACCGCCCGAGGTGATAAGGCGCACTACAACAAGGGACttgatctcgacgacgacaacgactcCATCTCGTCCGAGTCCTTGCGTCGCCGCGCGGATGCTTCGGGCGTTGGCGTGCCGCAGTCGGCCGCTCAGTCGGCAGCACAGTCTCAGCACTCTCTGCAGAGACCCGGCGGCCAGAACAGCCAGGCGCCCCATTCTCCGGTGGACCCCTCGATGCCTCTGTTCCCGGCCGACAACCGCAACCCTTACGGACAAGCCCCGACGAGAACCCCGAGCCCGTACAACGGCTCTGCATCAACGCTCTCTGCCAATGGCAACCCCAACCAGTTTAGGCAACAAAACAACGCCAGCCCCGCACAATACAGATTACAAAACAACGCTAG CCCTTGGCAGCGAGGTGCCGGTTATGACCACTAG
- a CDS encoding Putative dihydroorotate dehydrogenase domain, aldolase-type TIM barrel, protein MDSPPPPELKINPPLLNSANPWCTTFHDLERLHASPHTGALTTRTSLVGGAGFPHDDASHQYAFFDPSTARPSPAPNASTHKAPPDIGAENVASLNNLGYSPLPLETYLDFVRRLPDRKIPGGRHRHRKLIIISVTGSPAEVAECYRLIARFSRTTPHPLAMEVNLSCPNITDAAPPASDRAQLLAYLDALPRHPEIPVGLKTPPYTHPAHYSELIAALRQDATVVSPKSILKVPSRISFITAVNTLGSCLLLESAGNGEWDPRLPGSGLGGMAGTPLHPLALGNVKTIADLVSREPELLHIKVIGVGGVSDADGFRRMKSVGAYAVGVGTALGREGVEVFEKIASGLEVVEGSK, encoded by the coding sequence ATGGACagccctccacctcccgAGCTCAAGATCAACCCACCCCTACTCAACTCCGCCAACCCATGGTGCACAACCTTCCacgacctcgagcgcctGCACGCCTCCCCTCACACCGGCGCCCTCACGACCCGCACCTCCctggtcggcggcgccggcttcccgcacgacgacgcctccCACCAGtacgccttcttcgacccCAGCACCGCCCGGCCCTCCCCGGCGCCCAATGCCTCGACGCACAAGGCCCCGCCGGAcatcggcgccgagaacgtCGCGTCCCTCAACAACCTCGGCTACTCCCCGCTCCCGCTCGAGACCTACCTCGACTTCGTCCGCCGGCTGCCGGACCGCAAGATTCCGGgcggccgccaccgccatcgcaaactcatcatcatctccgtCACCGGCTccccggccgaggtcgccgagtGCTACCGCCTCATCGCCCGCTTCTCCCGGACCACGCCGCACCCGCTCGCGATGGAGGTGAACCTCTCGTGTCCCAACATCACCGACGCCGCGCCCCCGGCCTCGGACCGCGCCCAGCTGCTGGCCTACCTCGACGCGCTGCCGCGTCACCCCGAGATCCCCGTCGGCCTCAAGACGCCGCCCTACACCCACCCCGCGCACTACTCGGAGCTCATCGCCGCGCTGCGCCAGGACGCCACCGTCGTGTCGCCCAAGTCGATTCTCAAGGTGCCCAGCAGGATCAGCTTCATCACCGCCGTCAACACGCTCGGCTCGTGCCTGCTGCTCGAGAGCGCCGGCAACGGAGAATGGGACCCGCGGCTGCCGGGGTCCGGGTTGGGCGGCATGGCCGGCACGCCTCTGCACCCGTTGGCGCTGGGGAACGTCAAGACCATCGCGGACCTGGTCTCGCGGGAGCCCGAATTGTTGCACATCAAGGTCATTggggtcggcggcgtctcggACGCGGACGGATTCAGGCGGATGAAGAGCGTTGGCGCGTATGCCGTAGGTGTGGGCACGGCTttgggaagggagggagtCGAGGTGTTCGAGAAAATTGCATCTGGACTAGAGGTAGTAGAGGGCAGCAAGTAA
- a CDS encoding Putative major facilitator superfamily, MFS transporter superfamily, which translates to MSSANVTDDSVPDRGPAVFAVTIATFVLATVMVAARLFCRRFIVRNVSWDDKTMFLAWLIAFGLSFTICFGTRKGLGRYDEDISRGHQGSLRACEYVFSILYNPALMATKTSVLIFYLRLSKNTKKVLRFASWVTLGIVNLAGTVLTLINIFQCRPVQAAWEIWPSNAQCIPLLTEFICSAPINIVTDLAILALPIPVLTGMRLPPRQKIILVLTFTLGIFVTIVDVVRIYYLQQAVTSVPTGVSTDPGSHFGGTPDFAWNSSLSFMWSAVEVNVGMACACIPTLKPLIIKILPAMIIDPDGTRSSTNTEKDAPESPRNRNGSDGLVPPTNPNHRGSVNIQEPPTTIRASRDFNGAINVDDNGMSALEFLTTPDMTLAEFEATGASRLRGVHTRTSMATSRENTIYFGFVNMKRPKSMVKCDAHESFRYCLVVTILFLMWGISYGLLNTLNNVISNVSNMTVAQTLGLTTAYFGGGYFFGPLLVGEWILRRDEHHRRNRKNNKQDAESVGGFKVTFIVGLCFYGVGTIIFWPSAVTKSWGGFLLSNFVVGFGLSVLETGANAFLILCGPPEYGETRLLLAQGVQGIGAVLSGLMAQRVFFTKITNQGGSDSTTLLNVQWTYLAITLLCVALGLFFYYMPLPELNDNELQESADRLPVNPQKRSIGGLQLRTWSLILAVLAQWTYVACQESNNIFFRSLIIAVLPNQEDSGAGATNADTNPGENSDKPPGLTIGVTDYHLVAHSVFTISRFMVAFLTYMSVRKPRMPKPRTWLAISVGLSILFALLTVVWKPADPNMLMVAVILFYFAEGPVWPLIFAIGLRGQGRRTKRAAAFITMGGSGAAFFPYVVYAIINNGATVQLSFVVIVALFALTAFYPIWLSFVHDAKTMTDPAHSYISPEERVAGQDEIDMNREVRRRRRTMSTIAAKSKRGSIFSKISNLGRTNGESVTPPAVEHSEEKNASSKASEGSDDTHRTQTV; encoded by the exons ATGTCATCTGCCAATGTCACAGATGACAGTGTCCCGGATCGCGGTCCGGCAGTCTTCGCCGTGACGATCGCGACCTTCGTCTTGGCCACTGTCATGGTCGCCGCCCGTCTATTTTGCAGACGCTTCATTGTCAGAAACGTCAGTTGGGACGATAAGACCATGTTTTTGGCTTGGCTGATTGCTTTTGGACTGTCTTTTACCATCTGTTTTGGCACCCGCAAGGGCCTTGGACGCTATGATGAAGATATATCACGAGGGCATCAGGGTTCGTTGCGAGCGTGTGAATATGTGTTTTCGATTCTATAC AATCCTGCCCTCATGGCGACGAAAACCAGCGTGTTGATCTTCTACTTGCGCCTTTCCAAGAACACCAAGAAAGTGCTTAGATTTGCCTCTTGGGTCACCCTGGGCATCGTCAACCTCGCCGGCACTGTCCTCACACTCATCAACATTTTCCAATGCCGGCCGGTCCAGGCGGCGTGGGAAATATGGCCCAGCAACGCGCAATGTATTCCGCTTCTCACCGAGTTTATCTGCTCCGCCCCAATCAACATCGTTACCGACCTGGCCATTCTGGCCCTGCCGATCCCGGTTCTCACGGGAATGAGATTGCCGCCGAGGCAAAAAATCATCCTCGTACTCACCTTTACTCTCGGTATCTTCGTCACCATCGTGGACGTGGTCCGAATCTACTATCTTCAGCAGGCCGTGACGTCCGTGCCTACCGGCGTCTCCACGGATCCCGGCTCCCACTTTGGCGGAACGCCCGACTTTGCTTGGAactcgtccttgtcctttATGTGGTCGGCTGTGGAGGTGAATGTAGGAATGGCGTGCGCCTGTATCCCGACACTCAAACCCCTCATCATCAAGATTCTTCCCGCCATGATCATTGATCCTGATGGCACGCGGTCAAGCACCAACACCGAAAAGGATGCCCCCGAAAGCCCCAGAAACCGAAACGGTAGCGACGGTCTTGTGCCACCCACCAATCCCAACCATCGTGGCTCGGTCAACATCCAGGAGCCCCCGACGACGATCCGCGCCAGCCGTGACTTCAACGGAGCTATCAACGTGGACGACAATGGCATGTCGGCGCTGGAATTCCTCACAACGCCGGACATGACcttggccgagttcgaggcaACTGGAGCGAGCAGACTTCGAGGCGTCCATACAAGAACCTCAATGGCGACGAGCAGGGAAAACACCATTTATTTCGGTTTCGTCAACATGAAGCGGCCGAAAAGCATGGTCAAGTGCGACGCTCACGAATCGTTTCGTTACTGCCTCGTTGTcaccatcctcttcctcatgTGGGGTATCTCGTACGGCCTCCTAAATACCCTGAACAACGTCATTTCCAATGTGTCCAACATGACGGTTGCGCAGACTCTGGGTCTCACCACCGCCTATTTTGGAGGTGGTTATTTTTTTGGCCCCTTACTGGTAGGGGAATGGATCCTGAGGCGAGACGAGCACCATCGAAGAAACCGCAAGAACAACAAACAAGACGCCGAGAGCGTGGGGGGCTTCAAAGTCACCTTCATCGTCGGACTCTGTTTCTATGGTGTTGGAACCATCATATTTTGGCCATCCGCCGTCACCAAGTCCTGGGGTGGTTTCCTGCTCAGCaacttcgtcgtcggcttcggcctgTCTGTGCTGGAGACGGGAGCCAATGCGTTCCTCATCTTGTGCGGCCCGCCGGAGTACGGAGAGACGCGATTGCTTCTCGCTCAAGGCGTCCAGGGCATTGGGGCCGTTCTGAGCGGCCTCATGGCCCAACGTGTCTTTTTCACCAAAATCACCAACCAGGGCGGGTCCGACTCGACGACGCTACTTAACGTGCAATGGACATATCTGGCCATCACGCTGCTTTGCGTGGCActcggcctcttcttctactATATGCCCCTCCCGGAATTGAACGACAATGAACTGCAGGAATCGGCAGATCGACTCCCCGTCAACCCCCAGAAGCGCAGCATCGGCGGTCTGCAACTCCGCACGTGGAGTTTGATTCTGGCCGTCCTTGCGCAATGGACATATGTTGCTTGCCAGGAAAGCAACAACATCTTCTTCCGAtccctcatcatcgccgtcctTCCCAACCAGGAGGACTCGGGCGCGGGTGCAACAAATGCCGACACGAACCCAGGAGAGAACAGCGACAAGCCACCCGGCCTCACGATAGGCGTCACCGACTATCATCTAGTCGCCCACAGCGTATTCACCATTTCGCGATTCATGGTCGCCTTTCTGACATATATGTCAGTCCGCAAGCCGCGCATGCCGAAGCCAAGAACGTGGCTGGCCATCAGCGTTGGACTGTCTATTCTGTTCGCCCTCCTCACCGTCGTCTGGAAACCGGCGGACCCCAACATGCTGATGGTCGCTGTGATCCTCTTCTATTTCGCAGAAGGCCCCGTCTGGCCCCTCATCTTCGCAATCGGTCTccgcggccaaggccgacgTACTAAGCGTGCGGCTGCCTTCATCACCATGGGTGGCTCCGGCGCAGCCTTCTTCCCCTATGTCGTGTatgccatcatcaacaacggcgCCACGGTGCAGCTCTCGTTCGTTGTCATTGTGGCCCTTTTCGCCCTCACGGCCTTCTATCCCATCTGGCTGTCGTTTGTGCATGATGCCAAGACCATGACGGACCCTGCGCACTCGTACATCTCTCCAGAGGAGCGTGTTGCGGGCCAAGACGAGATAGACATGAACCGGGAAGtgagaaggcggcggaggacaATGTCCACGATCGCGGCCAAGAGCAAGCGTGGCAGCATCTTCAGCAAGATCTCCAACCTCGGCAGGACCAACGGCGAAAGCgtcacgccgccggcagTGGAGCATTCCGAAGAGAAGAATGCCTCCAGTAAGGCGTCTGAGGGCAGCGACGACACCCATCGGACGCAGACAGTATGA